The Triticum aestivum cultivar Chinese Spring chromosome 6D, IWGSC CS RefSeq v2.1, whole genome shotgun sequence genomic sequence gatttccacctcggtcatatcgttgtagtgcttaggtgaagccctgcgtcggtaacttcattgtcaccgtcatcacgccgtcgtgctgacgaaactctccctcgacctcagctggatctagagttcgtgggacgtcaccgagctaagcgtgtgcagatcacggaggtgccgtaccttcggtgctaggatcggtcgcatcatgaagacgtacgactacatcaatcgtgttgtcataacgcttccgctttcggtctacgagggtacatggacacactctccctgcttgttgctatgcatcacatagatagatcttgcgtgatcgtaggtaaatttttgaaatattgcgttccccaacagtgcggTACGACCGGCGCAAAGCCGCGCGCCACTCGGCGTTCGCGAAGTTCCACGCAGCGCCGAAATGGGTCCACAACAATCCGTACCTCGCCACCGCGTGATCCTCGAACGCTCCATCATCACCACGGAGATAGCTGCTAGGTTCCACCGTCGCCTTGACGGCGAGGTTGCCAAGATTGACCAGTGGTCGCTTAGCGACTCATCCGCCAAAGTCGGCATGGTCTAACCCGCCGACATAGCTCCGCGGGCACCGTCGATATTGGCAGCGGCGGCCCTCCGCTTCGCGCAGCAGGAGGCGGAGCAGCTCTTCCGTGAGCGGCAGGCAGCCGCCGAACATGGCTGTCGTGGCCCTTCGACGCCCTTCCGCCATTGGAGggacgatgatgacgacgacatGGATGGCAACGGTGGTGTGGCAGGGCAGGGCGGCCACAAGTACGGGGTGCTCGTACGGTATAGAGTTTAGATTTTTCTTCTTCTAGTTTTTTGCTAAAAATGGTCAAAATATCGACCTTTTATTTATATAAATTGTGCTTGAACTTAAGTGAATTTCGTCTTATTTGCATGAAAATTTTCATCCGGTTTATTTAAATCCGTTTTAAATTGCATATGGACAGTATTAGATGGCGGCTCACGTATCCGTATTCACGGACTTGTCCTCTACGGATACGAGAGGAAATTTGGCGTCATGGAGATGCCCTAATCCTAGGAACCAACAAACCCATGCAAGAAAGTTATTGAAGGATTAGAATGGTACAAAACTCCTTCGAAAATCCTTCCAATCAGTGAGGACTTTCAAAGTTCTTATCGTTATGGTGTGCTATGCGCCTTTCTTGACCAAGATACGTACCATCACACCGCGTGAGATTCTTCTTCTGTGTCGACCTTCTTGACTTCTTGTCTACTTCCGTTGAATCCTGCATGGTGTTTCTAGATGCACGCGGCCTATTTTGTTGTTACGTACTAGTTGCAGCTGCTACAAGTTTGGTTTCCCTACCGATTCCGTTGCTGCACGACACGGAGTCCGTCCGCCCATGGATTCACTCCGAGGTCACCCCACGGCGGCGGCCCACGCCAAGGTGGAGCCGGAAGCGGAGCTCGGCGAGCGCAACAGCGCCCCCGCCGTCAACCCCGTCGTCGGGCAAGAAGCACGCGGCCCGATGGCCGGCGACCGGCGGACTCGCCCGGAGCGAGTGCGCCGTCTTATCCGGAGGCTCCGCCCGGCGCCCATCGGGAGCGCGTTCAAGCGGTGGCTGAAGCACCCGGCGCACGTCGCGCAGTTCGCGTGGGCGGTCTGCGTCGCGCTGTCCTTCGCCctgctcggcctcctcctcctcggcgtctTCGACGGCGCCTTCCGGCGCAGGTCCGTCCGCGATCGGTGGGTCGAGATCGTCAACCAGATCCTGAACGCGCTCTTCACGCTCATGACCATCTACCAGCACCCCGAGCTCTTCCACCACGCCGCCCTGCTGCTCCGGTGGCGGCCCGGGGACGAGAAGGAGCTCAGGAAGGCCTACTGCCGGAAGGGCTCGGGTGCGGGTGAAGTGCAGCGGGAGCGGCTTCACCTGTCCGTGGTGGTCGGGCTCCTCCACCTCACCTGCTTCGCGCAGTACGCCGTGTGTGGGCTCTTCTGGGGGTACTCCAGCGCAGCCCGCCCAGACGCCGCCATGACCACGCTCGCCGGGGCCAGCGGCGTGGCACCCGTCGTCGCCGGCCTGTACATGTACCTCAGCCCGCTTGGGAGGAAAAGCGAGCAAAGCATGCACCAAGAACCCGAACAAGTCTGCGACGACGACGACAGCATGGTTGTGGCGGTGATCGCCGACCCCGCGGGAAGGGAGTGGGCCGGCGGGCTGCTGGACGTGCGCGACGACCCGGCGGCGTGCTGGCTCTCGTGCCTCTGCACCTTCTGCGTGTTCGGGTGGAACATGGAGCGGCTGGGGTTCGGGAACATGCACGTGCACGGCGCCATGTTCGCGCTCCtctgcttcgcgccgctgtgggTGCTCAACCACGCCGCCACGAACATCCGGAGCAAGGCCGTCAGCAACGCGGTCAGCGCCGCCGGGGTGGTGCTCTGCGTGCTCGGCCTGCTCTACGGCGGGTTCTGGCGGGCGCGAATGCGGCGCAAGTTCGGGCTCGCCGGCAAGAACAGACTACCCTTCTTCTCCTCGCTGTCGCTCGACGTCGCCGACTATCTGCAGTGGGTGTTCTGCTGGGGGTGCGCGCTGGCGCAGGAGGTGCGGACCGGGAACCTTCTCCTCGACGTGGAGTCGACGGGAGGCATCGATCCGCGAGGCTCCGGCGGTGTGCAAGTTGATAACAGCCTACGGCCTTTGCCGAGAGAGGACGGTAGCTTTGAGATCGCGGCGGTCGCTGGGGCTCACTCTGTTCCGCTGGCCGACAACTCGGCGGGTCGAGGCGAGGAGTTGCCATTGGTGCAGCTGAAGCGGGACGGTAGTTCGTCACCTGGAGAAATGAGGCCACCAGTGCCGCCATTGATGCAGGACGGAGGAGGTCCTCAAGGTCCACGAATTCAGTGACGGGCAGTACCGTACGGTTGTTGCCATACATAGATCCTGCAGGGTCTCCCTTCCATCAGGGTGTCATCCTGGTTAGCAAAAAAGATGTCATGCCATGTCACTAACTCACTATCATACCAGCAGCTTAAGCTAGCATTTGTAATAAAAAAAGCAAGCAGGTTAAGGGATTGTGGTGCATACAGAAACTTCAGAACTGTTACCTATTTGATCAGCAGCAGCAACTGTAGCCGCCATTTTCTTGTCCGGAGGTAGTTTCAGATGCTACTACGTCAACATAAGTGGGCCAAGTGTTGACTAGGCCGAGTCAAGAAAAGCGCAATCCCTTGCTTCTTGAACTTCGTAGAATTATACTGTAGTTTGTTCGGTCAAAGTTGTTGTTCTATCTTGTGTCCTCTTGTTCATCTTTGAGCGCCAGCCAGCCCGCCTACTGTTTCTCTCAATCAGAGCACAAATGTATGTTATCAAGCACCCTGCGCCGATCACAGATCACTGAGCGGCAGTGAAAGAACTGGAAATAAATCATAGTGCAGCCACGCACCACACATACTGAAGAGCATATGCGTACCATAACAACATCATAATTATCACCCCCCAACTTTTAAACTGAAGTGGCGATCAATGATTCTATTCTGTCAGATTCAGTTATTTTGCGCCTGCGAGTCCGCACGCTATCCTGACTATTTGAACCCAGAAGCATACAGCAGCCAAAACTTGCAAGAGCATAGGGCACCAACTCTGTTTAAGCTATAGACCTGTCATCCTTGCAATTAGAATGTTCCTTGACTATACCCCTGACATGGTACAACATAAGCATCTAGTTTCTTCTGTTTCAAGAAAAACATGCTTGAAGCAAGCCGtattattcagaatttcagatgtaagaaaacaaagggagatgtgaCCACTGTGGTGGATCTTCCCAcacattttgttgttgttgttgttgttaataCAATAGTAGTAACTCAACTACTGAATTTTTGCTTTGTTTTGGTTGGGGTGCGCCTAGCCTAGGCAGTAGTGCAACGCTCAGGCGACACAAGAGGGCCCCACTAGCAAGCTAGTGTGGTGGACCCTCCTCcataaaaaataaatttaatatcGTTGTGAGCACATGACCCACATATTAGATATTAAACTGATAAGAACAGATACTACACTTGATCTTAGCCAAAAGGCCGAGAAAGGTATGCTTTGAAACGATGGCCTGGGTCTCCTTCTATATCTCTCTCAACCGCTCCGTTGTGCTGCGcgggcgaggtggtactaatcCACAATGAGTCCCTGTGCGTACTAActattttctcttgttttggacctGTTGGCTCAGCTGAACTATAGCAGCCCAGGTGTCTCAAGacctttttgaaagaaaaaaagatGTCTCAGCAGCCCAATAACGTGGCCTCTTAGTTCAGACTCATGGCCATGGCCTCACGGGTGTACTTTCTGATCTGTCAAGTTGCAAAAGAGGACATATGTTAgcctaaattaggaacattttccGAATTAGCAAAAGAGGACATATCTTTGCCTGAATTAGCACGTTTCATAAATCAATTTAGTCATAAAAACGTAATAAAAAGCAAAGCTTTTGTCATCTGGGTCGGTAAGGATTTAACTTCAACAACTTGATGGACCTGTGAAAGCTATTGAAACTATTTGTTTGTATTTTCTATCAGAAGAGTGTAATAGTAGCCACATGTACAGCAATACTTTCGTTCTCTCTTTCTCAAAACTGAACCACTCTGCTACACTGGTCATTGCCATATTGCCATCAGCTGGGAAGGACCTAAGGTGCAGCCACAGCATAGCATCATCTAGACATTAGAACAGAACTATAACCCAGAGAAATGTTCAGCTAAGCTGACGAGTAACTAGCCCGATTCCGATATGACTTGGGAGGAATCACCGAATCAGTCATGTTGCCACCGCAAAGTCCTCGAAATCCACCAGGCAACGCCGGCACGCTTCCCATGACTCTGCACCTCTTCTTGCCGTTACTCTCTGAAGACTTGCTGCATTTTCACACCATGGATTTATCAGAGAGCTAGGATTGCTCGAGGAAGAACTCGAGAACGGCTCCAAAGGAGGGCCTCCTTTTTTATAAAAGCCAGCAGTCGCTCCAGTTTTCGTACATGACGTATAGACAGCACACCATCTCACATACCTCCCTCTCAGCCTTTGCTGTTGTGCACATGGAAAATTTCAGGTCGCCTTGTGATACAAAATATTACACAAGTACAGTCATTAAGTGGAACTTGGAAACGTATTCTTCAGGGCGCTGTTTTGTTGATCTGAATATAGTACTATTCACATAGGAGTACAGAAAAAATATAACTTGCAAATATTCAGAAGATCAACTCACTGGCACATAGAACTTGATAGATAGGTTCTATTAAGAAGGGAAGCAATCTCACACATTCATAGGGAAATCTATTCAGATAATGCTCCCTGCTCCCAAGTGAAAAAAAGGGCTAAGCATCCTTCGGCTTCTGCTTGATGATGCAGAAACAAGAAATTGCTTTCCGGCAATTAATTAATTCAAATAATCATTCAAAACTAAAAATTATTCTTTTATATTACAAATCAAAAGATTTTTTTTTACTTTAACCAATCATCAAGACcagaatttattttatattttacaATCAAAAGACTAAGTTTTTTACTTTGTATTTGTTGGGGTGCGCCAGGCCTGGGCAGTAGTGCAACGCCCAGGCGACACATGAAGGCCCCACTAGCAAGCTAGTGTGGTGGACCCTCCCCcataaaaaataaatttaatatcGTTGTGGGCACATGGCCCACATATCAGATATTAAACTGATAAGAACAGATACTACACTTGATCTTAGCCAAAAGGCCGAGAAAGGTATGCTTTAGACTGCTGGCCTGAGTCTCCTCTTATAGCTATCTTGGACGACTGCGCTGCTTGCACGGGCGAGATGGGACTAAACAAGTTAACAAGGAATCATTAGAAACCTGCCTCTGTGTGCTCCCGTTTTGGACTTCTTGGCCCAACTAAAGATTAGTAGCCCAGATGCCTCAACAGCCCAGTAATCATGCTAGTACATCATTAGTTGTCAAGTAGTAAACGACAAAATAGTCAATTAACTATTGCTGGCTCCTGCAACTCATCCAAGAATTATGTTCAAAAAAAAACTCATCCAAGAATTCGTATCTGGTCAGCAATGTTTCCTAAATTAGTTTATTTAAATAATGATGTAATTAAAACAAGTTTTTGCCATTTGGGGTTCAGTAACTTCAAGAACTCAACTAATCCCTCCCTTTTTCTTATGGTCTATTCCTGTGAATCAAATTGATGAATAGTATCACTATAGAAAAAATTCCTACtcttttgtttttccttcactttttccgACGAATCAAACAATGAGGCCCTAAGTAGGGGAACGTTCTTGGAAAAAGTTTATTTAACTTGGCAATCGATAAGTTAATCAGTGAAGTGCTGACCAAAAAGTTCTTTGAAACAGGGGTGCAAACAATGTGCAGAAGGAAAGGATTAAATCACATCGATTCACCCTTTCATCAGGGTGTCATCCTGGCTAGCAAGAAAGACGTCATGTCATGTCACTATCATAACAGCAGCTTAAGCTAGCATTTgtaaaaaaagcaaacaggttatgGGATTGTGGTGCATACAGAACCTTCAGAACTGCTACCTATTTGTAGCCACCATTttcttcagaacttcagaacttcTCCAGGGACCAGGGATAGTTTCAGATTCTACTACGTCAACTCGTCAAGAAAAGTGCAAGCCCTCACTTCTTCAGCATTCAGATTTTCATTTCCATGTCAAGCTATATGGGAATTTGTACTTTGTCAGGTCAAAGTTGATGTCCTATCTTCAGTGGCGAGTAGTGACACTGGTCCTCTGGTTCAGCTTTGAGCGCTAAAACAGAGTGCCAGCCAGCCCGTTTGCTTGTTCGTTTCTCTGGTCCATGGAAGCATTAGATCCTTGTCCACAAAAAGATGCCGAGGGCCGTGGCTGCTTCAGAACGGGACAACGAAACATAGCGTGCTTGAAATTGTTGCAGATGTAGCAAAACTGCACCACAGTACAATCTCTGGACATGTGATCATTAGACCGGCATTTGAAACAGGGCATCTTTTCTTTCTTGGTTTTAGGCACGTTGGCAGAGGCTTCGTCCTGTTGAGCGGCAACCGTGCCGTCGGACTCGGCCAATGGTGGCATGGCGTGGGAGACGGCCAAGTTTCCGGCAACTGGGGGCGCCTGAGGTGTTGGTGTTGTATGTGCGCCTGGCCGACgcccattcttcttcttcttctttcctccatGCTTCAATGGTCCGCCAGTACCAAAAGCGAGGCCTTGCCCGCTCGTTTGTGAGGGGCCCGAACTGGGGCCAGCGGCCTGTTGACCAGCACCAGCACAGGTGGAGCCAGCTTGGTAGTGTTGTTGCCTGGCGGGAGCGCCAAACCTAGGGGGTCCAGCCGCCGGACCAAACCCAGCGAAAGGAGCAGCCAGGGTCGAGGCGCCGATGGAGTTCGTTGTAGCAGGTGCCTTAATGGTGTTGGAGGCGAGGCCGGACGTCGAAGGGTGCTGCGGCGCCCCAGCCATCGGAGCCGGCGAGGAGATGCGCAGCGCGTCGGCGTAGGAACGGCGCGAGGTGATTGAGGGCGATGCGAAGGAGCGAATAGGGTTCGCAAGTCGTGCCCAGCACCTAACCACACCCGGTCTACGGCTGATATCGGCTTGACGCAGTGGACGTCCACGATTCGCTTGCAAGGCTGGCCCATCAGACAGTGGCGGTGTCGATGGATCGCCCGCGATGGCTGCGACTTCCTCGGCCGCCGTTACGCGAGCAGTAACTGCAGGAGACGACCTGTCCGGCGCCTGAACCGCGGTTGTAGAGGACGTCGACGCCGGCAGAAACGCTGCGAGGGCCACGCCCTTCGGCTGCGCCCGAACTGAAGGAGCCGTCGAGTTTGCCAGCACTTTCTCCGGCGACGTCGCGCCCCTCGGGGAGGAGCGACCACTTGGAGACGCCGCTGGTACTTCACGATCGCTGCACACGGGCCCGGCGTCCATACGATCTGGCGAAGACCTGCGAACATCATCCTGAAGCACATCAGCTGAAACAGAACTAGGCCTCACCTGCAGGGAAGAGGATGTCGACGGCGAGCCCCGTTCCCAAACGCGTGATGCCGGCGTGGGGTACCCAATGTCCGTCCAGAACTCCTGAGCAATCTCCTCTTTCGTTTTCTTCCTCCTAGACTTGACAGTGGACCAACGGCCGCCCTCGTCTGCAACCCCGCCGCCGGTGAGTACCACGTCAGCCATGTGAGACGCCAAGCTGGGCACCTCCCCAACCTCAGCATGCTCCTCCTCCTCGACAGGCAAAGCCCCGAACCGTGATCCAGTACAAGTCGACAGGGAGAGAACTCTAGGCGACAGATCTCCCGGCGCCAGGGTGAGCCGCCTCCGATCCGGGAACACGCGGTGACCAACGCGCACAACGCAGTCGAGCAGGACCATATCGGTGCCCGGCGAGACCCATTCCCCGTCACGAAGAAGCCTTCCTTCCTCGATCTTGCCGTCCGCATTTCTCAGGAAGAGGAAGTTATGGGGGCGGTCGAGGAAGAGAGATCCGGGACGCCAATCCTGCCTTCCGTCGAGGAATGCCGAAGAGAATGTCGCCGTCCACCTCAGTGAAGGCGGCGCCTCCGGCGGTCTAGGCATCCCGCGTCGTCCTAACGGGCGATTACTATGGCAAGGTACCGGCACTATGCTGCTGAACTACAGACAGGGGAGAAACACATCATGATTGATTTTTCATATCAATCTCCTCTTGAGACAAAATGCGAATCTCTGCTATTTTGTCGAGGTCATCTATAATAGTGGAAAGGCGttgcttttcttttttatatataccACTTGTGTGTTTGGCCCATCCAGTTAGGAACCGTCTCGTGGCTGGAATTTTGAAGTTCCATCTTTGAATCGGTGTGGGACCAACGGCAGACCTCTCCCATAAATTCTTAACTATATCCGCAAAACCATCCCGATGTAACcatcccaattcaaatttgaatggACGGCGAACAGTGGGAGAGCTAGTAGAGTTAGAATCAAGAATGATGGGTGCATGGTCCGAAAGTGACTCAATACGCTCTAGGGCACGCACTGTTACCATAGGGAATTTTAATTCTCATTCGGTATCCATGAGTACCCGATCGAGCTTCTCGTATGTCGGCACCGGACGGTTGTTGGCCCAAGTGAACTGTCGCCCCGACATACTAGCTTCTCGAAGATTCAAACTGTCAATTACAGCGTTGAATAAGAAAGGCCAGTATGTGTCAAAACGATCATTATTTTTCTCTTCCTGGTATCTAAGGATATTGAAGTCGCCTCCAATAAACATTGGATGGGGGTTATCCTTAGCCAAGTTCACCAATTCCTGAAGGAAAGCGGATTTATTctcatcttgggcagccccatagACTGCAACCAGGCTCCATGTATAATTGTCAGCTCTATTTCGTAGGTGGAATTTGATGTGAAATTCACCAACCGAAAAAGCTAACAAGTCCATGGTTGTGGTCTGTATCCCAAGTAAGATTCCTCCGGACCTTCCACGTGGTGGTAAGCAATGCCATGTATATCCAAACCACCTGATAGGTGATCAAAGACATGTGCACAAAAGTCACATTTACCAGCCTCGGAAATTGCCACAAAATCTAACCCATGGTCACGCACACAGTCACCAACGTGTTTATGTTTACCCAAGTCTGAAAGACCTCTGCTATTCAACAGTTCAGACTGATCTGCCTCCTTAATGTCAGCttcaaaatcttcaccaaagtTGCGACTAATAGGCTCAACATGGTCGCCGATCATGTTGTTCAGCCATCCCAAACGGCTTTCATGCAAGGACGAAATATACTCGATGGAGTAGTAATCCTTCATGAGACCGTCCATGAGATGCACCGGAAGAACATGAGTGGAGTAGTATTTAAAATTTACTTTGAAAAGGCATACGACAAAGTCAAATGGTCATTTCTCCAACAGACCCTAAGAATGAAAGGTTTCTCAGATAAATGGCGCGACTGGGTCCAAAATTTCGTTACTGGAGGTAGTGTGGCTATagaagtcaatgatgatgtaggtcattacttccagacgaAAAAGGGATTACGACAGGGTGACCCAGTGtctccaatgttatttaacattgtcgcTGACATGTTGGCTACTTTGATCAAACGCGCCAAACAAGACGGTCAAattgcaggagtagtgccacaTCTTGTGGATGGCGGACTCTCTATCttgcaatatgccgatgatacaATTCTTTTTATGGAACTTGACCTAGATAAGGCTAAAAATATGAAACTATTGCTTTCAGCTTTTGAGCAAATGTCAGGTCtgaaaattaacttccataaaagtgaattgttctgtttCGGAGAAGCCAAGGAAGCGGCTGCACAATATGCTGACTTGTTCGGTTGTGCACAAAGCCAATTCCCGATTAAATATTTAGGAATTCCGATTCATTATCGGCGTCTCACTAATGCGGAGTGGAAACATGTTGAAGAGCGATTGGAGAAACggttgagcagttggaaaggcaagttgctctcCGTTGGAGGGCGACTAGTTTTGATCAATTCTATTTTCACAAACATGGTTCTCTACATGCTCTCATTTTTCCAAATTCCCAAAGGGGTTCTGCAAAGACTGGATTACTTCAGATCCAGAtttttttggcaaggagatagtgAAAATAAAAAGTATAGGCtaaccaaatggagtgtggtttgtcgACCAAAAGACCAGGGAGGTTTAGGTGTTCAGGACCTCCAGGTTAAGAATGATGCCTTGctcagtaaatggttgttcaagcTACTTaccgaggatggtgtttggcaaaccctGTTGCGCAATAAGTATCTAGGCGAAAAAGCGTTGTCCCAGGCGTATTGGAAACCTGGTGACTCACATTTTTGGTCTGGTCTGATGGCGGTAAAAAAACATCTATTCCACTTTGGATCATTCGCGATAAAGGACGGCTCTGAGATACGTTTTTGGGAGGACAGGTGGCTAGGAAACATCACTCTTCAGGAATAGTATCCGGCCTTGTACCGAATTGTACGCGATAAGAATGATACTCTTGCGCACGTGCTCAGCTCCTCCCCGCCGAATATATCATTTAGGAGGGATTTGATTGGCCTCCGCCTTGCGTCATGGCAACATCTTCTATCCTGTTTGGATTCGGTTAACTTGACACAAGGGAGGGGTGTGTTTCGCTGGAATCTCACTACATCTGGGTCCTACACAGTTGACTCTATGTACCGTGCACTCTCGCACTCAGAGGCTCCATTGAATAATAATAAACTAATCTCGAAATCAAAGATGCCACTAAAAAATAAgattttcatgtggtatcttcggagAGGAGTTGTGCTAACAAAAGACAACCTCGCTCGACGCAACTGGCAAGGAAGTAAGAAGTGTAGCTTTTGTACTCATGACGGGACAATTAAACACCTCTTCTTTCAGTGCAAGTTCGcgcgttctatatggtcagtcatccaaatagcgtccaatttgtatccaccaacaagtgttgccaatatataTGGTCACTGGCTTGATGGAATACCAAATACTTTTAGTACGCTAATACGGGTGGGAGCGTCTGCCTTattatggtcgctttggctatgtagaaacgaTTGTGTTTTTAATGGCAAAACCTCTTCTTCTATGCAGGTTATTTACCGTTGTACGCACTGGTGAGTATCAAtcgctgttcaaggcggtgtgtatgcggttggagcgggtggtcagggaggtttttacccaacatgggtggcaacatAATCTCCTGATCGGTCCACCTCCTCCGTCGACATTGGCATAGTTTTGGACTCATATGGCTTTACTGTTGCCAACTTGTCGTTTTTTTATGCATACTTTTTTGCTAGACTCTTCGTTaaggctgtgtgcatcttagctatgcagaggccgagtGTCGCTCATTAtgctttgtatccacttgatgctacaTTATGAGTTAATAAAAAAGCACCCTTTATCGAAAAATCAAAGCACAAATATTATGAAGCACTCTGCATCGATCACTAAATAGTGCAGCCGCACACCGCACATACTGAAGAGCATCATAACAACATCATAATTATCACCCCCAGAAAAATATAAATCTTAGCACcaactttttttgaattttcatAACACCAACTTTCAACTGAGTTGGCAATCAACTAGCCGATTCTGTTCTGGGGCACCTGGTTTCTTCAGAATTTGAGAACGCAACCTTTTCAATCATTTTTTTGTTAATTGTCAAGACAAGATTAGGAACATAATTAAGACTATTTTTTGCTTTGTATTGGTTGGGGTGAGCCTGGCCTGGGCAGTAATACAACACCCAAGTGACACGTGAGGGCCTCACTAGCAAGCTAATGTTGTGGACCCTCCCCACAAAAAATAAATTTAATATCGTTGTGGGCACATGGCCCACATATCAGATATTAAACTGATAAAAacagatactacacttgctctTAGCCAAAAGGCCGAAAAAGGTATGCTTCAAACTGATGACCTGGGTGGTACTAAACCACTAGAGTCATCAGAAACCTGTCCCTGTGCATCCCTGACTATTTTCTCCCATTCTGGACTTGTTGGCCGGTTGGCCCAGCTAAAAAACTATAGTAAGCAGCCCAGGTGCCTCAACAGCCCAATAACGTGGCCTCTTAGTTCAGACTTCAGCCCGAGTACTTTCTGTCAAGTAGCAAAAAAGGACATATCTTTTTGAATAGCAACGTTTTCTGAATTAATTTAGTCATAAAAACATAATAAAAGCGCTTTTGCCATTCGGGTGTTCAGGGATTTATCTT encodes the following:
- the LOC123141236 gene encoding uncharacterized protein, which encodes MDSLRGHPTAAAHAKVEPEAELGERNSAPAVNPVVGQEARGPMAGDRRTRPERVRRLIRRLRPAPIGSAFKRWLKHPAHVAQFAWAVCVALSFALLGLLLLGVFDGAFRRRSVRDRWVEIVNQILNALFTLMTIYQHPELFHHAALLLRWRPGDEKELRKAYCRKGSGAGEVQRERLHLSVVVGLLHLTCFAQYAVCGLFWGYSSAARPDAAMTTLAGASGVAPVVAGLYMYLSPLGRKSEQSMHQEPEQVCDDDDSMVVAVIADPAGREWAGGLLDVRDDPAACWLSCLCTFCVFGWNMERLGFGNMHVHGAMFALLCFAPLWVLNHAATNIRSKAVSNAVSAAGVVLCVLGLLYGGFWRARMRRKFGLAGKNRLPFFSSLSLDVADYLQWVFCWGCALAQEVRTGNLLLDVESTGGIDPRGSGGVQVDNSLRPLPREDGSFEIAAVAGAHSVPLADNSAGRGEELPLVQLKRDGSSSPGEMRPPVPPLMQDGGGPQGPRIQ